Proteins from a genomic interval of Rubinisphaera italica:
- a CDS encoding tetratricopeptide repeat protein, protein MQRSAHVDRIRGVNTMRMQTQFSQPPQKCQTGKPYYRNKICFGICLTIVFGGFSFSLPASSFADEPAAETSDPGVDSTPPEALQQLIEMLSQPGDDVYEYRLPESATDEEVNKRRKAAAYYMTGRTFEHTNKFVEAYEAYTKAIEIDNKSIALYKAIIPLAFRLDKLTEAIQYAQKAVELDANNFELLSQLGIYALRQSDIPGSIRYFEKAIESSTVDKQGGPYISIMSQLGRLYLSINKTEEAANAYAIVFKAITHPDDYSLDFRTQRALETMQGDKSQTFETFGELFLLTDQLDIAEQAFELAAEATRKDPEVLNYQMARVLSRKEKPAEALEKLNTYFAAKLQSKGKGPYLLLTELLIANDQESEIIPQLEELLEQDPKNETLRLFLGEQYIANKRYDDAEKIFEALKDSKNQADIQLGLLQIYRQQEDAQKTLTALAQAMMNGAKADRLEAELDLIKQNEKLANAMVNIGIQEKQPEDAREAFTQTYLLAKLAMQQEQVDKVILFYRRALALRDERQVQVTLYAELIDYLNNLEEYDPLTEILQEAIDSPTLSNQKQAFQLQLIQVYVANEQNDKALKLIADVRETDPDNLLWTYQEGRVHYLSENWEEAVKIFVPLLEKAEEQKLPQIAREARYNSSRCLAFLGLPEEAITLIDKAIQEEPNELLWRFQKGWIHYYTHNWAAAIKSFEELLALESKNPNDTIIRQAKFSLSAAYAQNDEFDKAEEILEVFYEKNPDDTSVCNDLGYLYADRGKKLDQAYEMIKKAMEAEPENHAYLDSMGWILYRMKKYDEAITYLEKAVEGSEEGDTVLWDHLGDCYQAIDKTEKAKEAWSNALKQEQAAKYPDEDMITKLKEKLGME, encoded by the coding sequence ATGCAACGATCAGCCCATGTTGATCGCATCAGAGGAGTGAATACGATGCGGATGCAAACTCAATTCTCTCAGCCACCACAAAAATGTCAGACTGGAAAACCATACTATCGGAATAAAATCTGCTTCGGAATCTGTCTGACAATTGTCTTTGGGGGTTTCTCCTTTTCTCTCCCGGCATCGAGTTTTGCAGATGAACCGGCAGCAGAAACCTCTGATCCAGGAGTTGATTCAACGCCGCCCGAAGCATTGCAACAACTCATCGAAATGCTGAGTCAACCTGGCGATGATGTTTACGAATACCGACTTCCCGAATCGGCGACCGATGAAGAAGTCAATAAACGACGAAAAGCAGCCGCTTATTACATGACGGGGCGGACCTTCGAGCACACCAATAAATTTGTTGAAGCCTACGAAGCGTATACCAAAGCGATTGAAATCGATAACAAATCGATCGCGTTGTACAAGGCGATTATCCCTCTCGCATTTCGGCTCGACAAACTGACTGAAGCCATTCAATACGCTCAGAAAGCAGTAGAGTTAGATGCCAATAATTTTGAACTGCTTAGTCAATTAGGCATCTATGCACTCCGACAAAGCGACATTCCTGGCTCAATTCGTTACTTCGAAAAAGCAATCGAAAGTTCGACGGTCGATAAACAAGGTGGTCCCTACATTTCGATCATGAGTCAACTCGGACGACTCTACCTTTCGATCAACAAAACGGAAGAAGCGGCCAATGCGTACGCGATTGTGTTCAAGGCGATCACCCACCCCGATGATTATTCGCTCGATTTCCGCACACAACGCGCCCTCGAAACCATGCAGGGAGATAAGTCTCAAACGTTCGAAACTTTTGGAGAACTGTTCCTGCTGACCGATCAACTCGATATCGCCGAGCAGGCCTTTGAGTTAGCTGCAGAAGCGACTCGAAAAGACCCCGAAGTTTTAAATTATCAGATGGCACGCGTCCTTTCCCGCAAAGAAAAGCCTGCAGAAGCCCTGGAAAAACTGAATACCTACTTTGCAGCTAAACTGCAAAGCAAAGGCAAAGGCCCCTATCTCCTCCTGACAGAACTCCTGATTGCCAACGATCAGGAATCAGAAATCATTCCGCAACTTGAGGAACTGCTCGAACAGGATCCGAAAAATGAAACTCTGCGGCTATTCCTTGGCGAACAGTACATTGCCAACAAACGTTATGACGATGCTGAGAAGATATTTGAAGCATTGAAAGATTCGAAAAATCAGGCTGATATTCAACTGGGCCTGTTGCAGATTTATCGTCAGCAGGAAGATGCTCAGAAAACATTGACCGCACTAGCTCAGGCAATGATGAATGGCGCCAAAGCTGATCGTCTCGAAGCGGAACTCGATTTGATCAAACAGAATGAAAAACTGGCCAACGCCATGGTCAATATTGGCATTCAGGAAAAACAACCCGAAGATGCTCGTGAAGCCTTCACACAAACCTATCTGCTGGCCAAACTGGCGATGCAGCAGGAACAGGTCGACAAAGTGATTCTTTTCTACCGCAGGGCATTGGCTCTTCGAGACGAGCGTCAGGTGCAGGTTACACTGTATGCCGAGTTGATCGACTACCTGAATAATCTCGAAGAATATGATCCATTGACAGAAATCCTGCAGGAAGCGATTGACTCCCCAACATTATCCAATCAAAAGCAGGCCTTTCAACTACAGTTGATTCAGGTTTACGTTGCGAATGAACAGAATGATAAGGCCCTCAAACTGATTGCTGATGTTCGAGAAACTGATCCCGATAATCTGCTGTGGACTTACCAGGAAGGTCGTGTCCATTACCTGAGCGAGAACTGGGAAGAAGCCGTCAAAATCTTCGTTCCTCTGCTCGAAAAAGCAGAGGAACAAAAACTGCCACAGATCGCGCGAGAAGCTCGGTACAACTCTTCTCGCTGCCTGGCATTTCTGGGACTTCCCGAAGAAGCGATCACATTAATCGACAAAGCGATCCAGGAAGAACCGAATGAATTACTGTGGCGATTCCAAAAGGGTTGGATCCATTATTACACCCACAACTGGGCCGCTGCGATTAAATCATTCGAGGAATTACTGGCCCTGGAATCAAAAAACCCGAACGATACCATCATCAGACAGGCGAAATTTTCTCTTTCTGCTGCTTACGCCCAAAACGATGAGTTCGACAAAGCCGAGGAAATTCTCGAAGTCTTTTATGAAAAGAATCCAGACGATACCTCCGTCTGCAACGACCTTGGATACCTGTACGCCGATCGCGGTAAGAAACTCGATCAGGCTTACGAGATGATTAAAAAGGCGATGGAAGCCGAGCCGGAAAATCATGCTTACCTCGACAGCATGGGCTGGATTCTGTATCGCATGAAGAAATATGATGAGGCAATCACCTATCTGGAAAAAGCCGTTGAAGGCTCCGAAGAAGGCGATACGGTTTTGTGGGACCACTTAGGCGATTGCTATCAGGCGATCGATAAAACCGAGAAAGCCAAAGAAGCCTGGAGTAATGCCCTCAAGCAGGAACAAGCCGCCAAATATCCTGATGAGGATATGATTACCAAGTTGAAAGAAAAACTTGGTATGGAGTAA
- a CDS encoding sulfatase, giving the protein MFSSTSAEPRRNSENSRMNVLFIISDDLTATALSCYGNKYCQTPNIDRLAARGTRFTNSYCNATYCGPSRASFLTGYYPHATGVLGYNSPRPAIGDRETWPQMFKNAGYYSARVSKIYHMGVPGGIEYGGDGRDHNNYNGADDEASWTERFNSPGPEWKAEGKGETLEGNPDGKKPVVGGNTFVVVEAEGDDLVHSDGKTAAKAVELIEQHADKPFFLAVGFVRPHVPFVAPKNYFEPFLPYDNNELPPKIPGDWDDIPVPGINYKTSKNMKMDLRRQKKAVGGYYAAVSYMDAQVGKVLDALEKSGQADNTIVIFTSDHGYHLGEHDFWAKVSLHDESSQVPLIISVPGKQPAVCDSLVELIDLFPTTAQLCGFNIPNRIQGKDISPLLDDPSLEVREEAFCVAPMRKGFLLRDNNWAFLSYNEDGSKGIELYDVQKDPHHYTNVANDPNMANVVAKYQQKLTRKLKSIRENDLN; this is encoded by the coding sequence ATGTTCAGTTCAACCTCGGCTGAGCCACGCAGGAACTCGGAGAATTCTCGGATGAACGTCTTGTTCATTATCTCCGATGACCTCACTGCGACAGCACTATCCTGCTATGGCAATAAGTATTGCCAGACACCAAACATCGATCGTCTGGCTGCACGCGGCACCCGCTTTACCAATTCCTATTGCAACGCAACCTATTGCGGTCCTTCGCGAGCATCATTCTTGACGGGTTACTATCCCCACGCGACGGGAGTTCTCGGCTATAACAGCCCGCGACCTGCGATTGGGGATCGGGAGACGTGGCCGCAGATGTTTAAGAACGCAGGTTACTATTCGGCTCGCGTCAGCAAGATTTATCACATGGGCGTTCCGGGCGGAATCGAATATGGTGGAGATGGTCGCGATCACAATAATTATAATGGCGCAGACGATGAAGCCTCCTGGACAGAGCGGTTCAATAGCCCCGGTCCTGAATGGAAAGCGGAAGGGAAGGGCGAAACGCTCGAAGGAAATCCCGATGGCAAGAAGCCTGTTGTTGGTGGAAACACGTTTGTTGTGGTCGAAGCCGAGGGCGATGACCTCGTCCATTCTGATGGCAAGACCGCTGCCAAGGCGGTCGAATTGATCGAGCAGCATGCTGACAAACCTTTCTTCCTGGCAGTCGGGTTTGTTCGTCCGCACGTCCCCTTTGTTGCTCCCAAGAATTATTTCGAGCCTTTTCTCCCCTACGATAACAATGAGCTGCCCCCCAAGATTCCCGGTGACTGGGACGACATTCCCGTGCCAGGCATCAACTACAAAACCAGCAAGAATATGAAGATGGATCTTCGTCGGCAGAAGAAAGCCGTGGGAGGCTATTATGCAGCCGTCTCTTACATGGATGCTCAGGTCGGCAAGGTTCTGGATGCTCTGGAAAAATCGGGCCAGGCAGACAATACGATTGTGATCTTCACGAGCGATCACGGCTATCATCTGGGCGAACACGACTTCTGGGCCAAAGTCAGCCTGCACGATGAATCTTCCCAGGTTCCGTTGATTATCAGCGTTCCCGGAAAGCAGCCTGCTGTTTGTGACTCACTGGTTGAATTGATCGACCTGTTCCCAACCACGGCTCAACTATGCGGCTTTAATATTCCCAATAGGATTCAGGGAAAAGACATTTCTCCCCTGTTAGATGACCCCAGTCTTGAAGTTCGAGAAGAGGCCTTCTGTGTTGCACCGATGCGTAAGGGCTTCCTGCTTCGAGACAACAACTGGGCGTTCCTCTCCTATAATGAAGACGGCTCAAAAGGGATCGAACTGTATGATGTTCAGAAAGATCCTCATCATTACACAAATGTTGCCAATGATCCCAACATGGCAAACGTGGTCGCCAAGTATCAACAGAAGTTGACCAGGAAGTTGAAGTCAATTCGGGAGAATGATCTCAACTAA
- a CDS encoding riboflavin synthase yields MFTGLIEGLGSIKQLEQEASGLLVVVTIPQEMLQETTHGAADIGDSVAINGCCLTIVGMEGDCWSFQAGSETLSRTNLGALAIGSPVNLERALPAHGRLGGHFVQGHVDGLGQVAEIDRDGDWIKMWFQVSTELARGMVEKGSVTVDGISLTVVDAEADRFSVALIPHTLSVTTLGIRDVGDAVNIETDILGKYVAKMLATNS; encoded by the coding sequence ATGTTTACGGGATTAATCGAAGGCCTCGGCTCAATCAAACAACTGGAGCAGGAAGCCAGTGGGTTGCTGGTAGTTGTGACCATTCCTCAGGAAATGCTGCAGGAAACGACCCACGGGGCCGCGGACATTGGCGATAGCGTCGCGATTAATGGTTGTTGCCTGACGATTGTGGGAATGGAGGGCGATTGCTGGTCATTTCAGGCGGGGAGTGAAACTCTCAGTCGCACAAATTTGGGGGCTCTTGCAATTGGTTCACCTGTGAATCTGGAACGGGCGTTGCCTGCTCATGGTCGACTCGGGGGCCATTTTGTGCAGGGGCATGTCGATGGGCTAGGGCAGGTCGCGGAGATTGATCGTGATGGCGACTGGATCAAAATGTGGTTTCAGGTTTCAACTGAACTAGCCCGTGGGATGGTGGAAAAAGGTTCGGTGACGGTTGATGGTATCAGTCTGACAGTCGTCGATGCCGAAGCTGATCGTTTCAGTGTCGCACTGATTCCGCATACGCTTTCCGTCACCACATTGGGCATTCGCGATGTGGGAGATGCAGTGAATATTGAGACGGATATTCTGGGTAAGTATGTCGCAAAAATGCTGGCCACCAATTCCTGA